Proteins from one Monodelphis domestica isolate mMonDom1 chromosome 6, mMonDom1.pri, whole genome shotgun sequence genomic window:
- the MYBPC3 gene encoding myosin-binding protein C, cardiac-type: MPEPGKKAVSAFSKKPKSAEAAVGSSALFEAETERAGLKLRWQRAGSDISASDKYVLTSEGTRHTLTVQDVQPDDQGLYAAIAGTSKVKFELKVKEAEKPDLVPAPKDTPGPSEGLLPSEPPVPGDASGPGSEGCPPNSEATCEAASGDPIGLFVSRPQDGEVTVGDSITFSAQVAGASLLKPPVVKWFKGKWMDLSGKVGKNLQLHDSYDRASKVYLFELHISEVQAAYAGGYRCEVSTKDKFDSCNFNLTVHEAIGPADLDLRSAFRRPSLPGGNRRTSGDGHDDAGSLDFSSLLKKSSFLRTSRDPKLEAPAEEDVWEILRTAPPSEYERIAFQHGVTDLRGMLKRLKGMKKDEKKSAAFLKKLEPAYQVNKGQKIRLVVEVADPDAEVKWLKNGQPIQMSGRYIFESAGNKRMLTISQCSLADDAAYQCMVGGDKCSTELFVKEPPVLITRGLEDQMVTVGQRVEFECEVSEEGAPVKWLKDGVELTREETFKYRFKKDGRKHHLIINEATLEDSGHYAIRTSGGQALAELIVQEKTLEVYQNIADLTVGARDQAVFKCEVSDENVKGVWLKNGRELVPDSRIKVSHIGRVHKLTIDDVTPADEADYSFVPEGFACNLSAKLHFMEVKIDFVPRQEPPKIHLDCPGRTPDTIVVVAGNKLRLDVPISGDPAPTVIWQKASQESKTPDPATEVGDSSEWVFEKKLLCETEGRVRVETHKDRSIFTVEGAEKEDEGVYTVTVKNPVGEDQVNITVKVIDVPDPPAAPKISNVGEDSCTVQWQPPAYDGGQPILGYILERKKKKSYRWMRLNFDLLRELSHEARRMIEGVVYEMRVYAVNAIGMSRPSPASQPFMPIGPPSEPTHLGVEDISDSSVTLKWRPPERVGAGGLDGYSVEYCREGSSEWVSALQSLTERTSLLVKELPTGARLLFRVRAHNLAGPSAPAITKEAITVQEILERPRLRLPRHLRQTVQRRVGEPVNILIPFQGKPRPQVTWTKEGQPLAGNDVSIRNSPTDTILFIRTAHRAHSGTYQVAVQIENMEDTATLVLQIVDRPSPPQEVRVTETWGFNVALEWKPPQDDGNTELWGYTVQKADKKTMEWFTVLEHYRRTHCVVSELIMGNNYYFRVFSHNMVGASEKAATTKEPVFIPKIGLTYQPPTYKALDFSEAPSFTQPLVNRSVIAGYNAVLCCSVRGSPKPKISWFKNGLDLGEDARFRMFSKQGVLTLEIRKPCPFDGGAYVCRATNAQGEAQCECRLEVRVPQ; encoded by the exons ATGCCCGAGCCGGGGAAGAAAGCAG TTTCAGCCTTTAGCAAGAAGCCCAAAAGCGCAGAGGCGGCCGTGGGCAGCTCGGCCTTGTTCGAAGCTGAGACGGAGCGGGCGGGCCTGAAGCTGCGCTGGCAGAGGGCGGGCAGCGACATCTCCGCCAGCGACAAGTACGTGCTGACGTCCGAAGGCACGCGGCACACGCTGACCGTGCAGGACGTGCAGCCGGACGACCAGGGGCTCTACGCGGCCATCGCCGGCACCTCGAAGGTCAAGTTTGAGTTGAAGGTCAAAGAGGCAG AAAAGCCCGATCTGGTTCCAGCCCCGAAGGACACCCCCGGCCCCAGTGAAGGCCTTTTGCCCTCCGAGCCTCCTGTCCCAGGGGATGCCTCCGGTCCGGGCTCCGAAGGATGCCCTCCCAACAGTGAAG ccaCCTGTGAAGCGGCTTCGGGGGACCCCATTGGCCTGTTTGTGAGCCGGCCCCAGGACGGCGAGGTGACCGTGG GGGACAGCATCACTTTCTCAGCCCAGGTGGCCGGGGCCAGCCTCCTGAAGCCCCCCGTGGTCAAGTGGTTCAAGGGGAAGTGGATGGATCTGAGTGGCAAAGTGGGGAAGAATCTGCAGCTACACGACAGCTATGACCGGGCCAGCAAG GTCTACCTCTTCGAGCTACACATCTCCGAGGTCCAGGCAGCCTACGCCGGCGGCTACCGGTGTGAAGTTTCCACCAAGGATAAATTCGACAGCTGCAACTTTAACCTCACGGTCCATG agGCCATCGGTCCAGCAGACCTTGACCTTCGCTCTGCATTTCGTCGCCC GAGCCTGCCCGGTGGCAATCGTAGGACCAG TGGAGACGGTCACGACGACGCTGGgagcctggatttttcctccttGCTGAAGAAGAG CAGCTTCCTGCGGACATCGAG GGACCCGAAGCTGGAGGCCCCGGCGGAGGAGGACGTCTGGGAGATCCTGCGCACCGCCCCTCCCTCGGAGTACGAGCGCATCGCCTTCCAGCACGGCGTCACCGATCTCCGGGGCATGCTGAAGCGGCTCAAGGGCATGAAGAAGGACGAGAAGAAGAGCGCAG CCTTCCTGAAGAAGCTGGAACCCGCCTACCAGGTTAACAAAGGGCAGAAGATCCGGCTGGTGGTCGAAGTGGCCGACCCAGACGCTGAGGTCAAATGGCTGAAGAACGGGCAGCCGATTCAGATGAGTGGCAG GTACATCTTCGAGTCTGCCGGCAACAAGCGCATGCTGACCATCAGCCAGTGTTCCCTGGCCGACGACGCTGCTTACCAGTGCATGGTGGGAGGAGACAAGTGCAGCACGGAGCTCTTCGTGAAAG AGCCGCCGGTCCTGATCACCAGGGGGCTGGAGGACCAGATGGTGACGGTTGGGCAGCGGGTGGAGTTTGAgtgtgaagtgtctgaggaggGAGCCCCTGTCAAATG GCTGAAAGACGGAGTGGAGCTGACCCGGGAGGAGACCTTCAAATACCGCTTTAAGAAGGATGGACGGAAGCACCATCTCATCATCAATGAAGCCACCCTGGAGGACAGCGGCCACTACGCCATCCGGACCAGCGGCGGGCAGGCCTTGGCGGAGCTCATCGTCCAAG AGAAGACACTGGAGGTTTATCAGAATATCGCAGACCTGACGGTGGGGGCTCGGGACCAGGCAGTGTTCAAGTGCGAGGTGTCCGACGAGAACGTGAAGGGGGTCTGGCTAAAGAACGGGCGGGAGCTGGTGCCCGACAGCCGCATAAAGGTGTCCCACATCGGCCG GGTCCACAAGCTGACCATCGATGATGTCACACCTGCAGATGAAGCCGATTACAGTTTTGTACCTGAGGGCTTTGCCTGTAACCTCTCAGCCAAGCTCCACTTCATGG agGTCAAAATCGACTTTGTTCCCAGGCAAG AACCTCCCAAGATCCATCTGGACTGCCCTGGACGCACACCTGACACCATCGTGGTCGTGGCTGGGAACAAGCTGCGCTTGGATGTGCCCATCTCCGGGGATCCGGCACCGACCGTCATCTGGCAAAAGGCCAGCCAG GAAAGCAAGACCCCAGATCCTGCCACCGAGGTTGGTGACAGCAGCGAGTGGGTGTTTGAGAAGAAG CTGCTTTGCGAGACGGAGGGTCGTGTGCGCGTGGAGACCCACAAAGACCGCAGCATCTTCACGGTGGAGGGTGCAGAGAAAGAGGACGAGGGTGTCTATACTGTAACTGTGAAGAACCCCGTGGGGGAAGACCAGGTCAACATTACCGTCAAAGTCATCG ATGTCCCCGACCCCCCGGCAGCCCCAAAGATTAGCAACGTAGGGGAAGACTCCTGCACCGTACAGTGGCAGCCCCCGGCCTATGATGGCGGACAGCCCATCCTAG gcTACATcttggagaggaagaaaaagaagagttacCGGTGGATGCGGCTGAATTTTGACCTCCTCCGGGAGCTGAGCCATGAGGCCAGGCGGATGATTGAAGGCGTGGTGTATGAGATGCGTGTCTACGCGGTCAATGCTATTGGCATGTCCCGGCCCAGCCCTGCCTCCCAGCCCTTCATGCCCATAG GCCCTCCCAGTGAGCCCACCCACCTGGGTGTGGAGGACATCTCCGACAGCTCCGTCACCCTCAAATGGCGGCCCCCAGAGCGTGTTGGGGCTGGGGGGCTGGATGGCTACAGCGTGGAGTACTGCAGAGAGGGAT CCTCGGAGTGGGTAAGCGCCTTGCAGAGCCTGACCGAGCGCACGTCATTGCTGGTGAAGGAGCTTCCCACAGGTGCCAGGCTGCTCTTCCGAGTACGGGCACACAATCTGGCTGGACCTAGTGCCCCCGCCATCACCAAGGAGGCCATCACTGTGcaggagatcttgg AGCGGCCCAGGCTGCGGCTGCCTCGGCACCTGCGCCAGACGGTGCAGAGAAGAGTGGGCGAACCCGTGAATATTCTCATCCCTTTCCAG GGGAAGCCTCGGCCCCAGGTGACGTGGACCAAGGAGGGACAACCATTGGCCGGGAACGACGTGAGCATCCGCAACAGCCCAACAGACACCATCCTGTTCATCCGGACCGCCCACAGGGCTCACTCGGGCACCTACCAGGTGGCCGTGCAGATCGAGAACATGGAGGATACGGCCACCTTGGTCCTGCAGATTGTCG ACAGACCAAGCCCCCCTCAGGAGGTGCGAGTCACTGAAACCTGGGGCTTCAACGTGGCCCTCGAGTGGAAGCCTCCCCAGGATGATGGCAACACTGAGCTGTGGGGCTACACAGTGCAGAAGGCTGACAAGAAGACCATG GAGTGGTTCACAGTCCTCGAGCATTACCGCCGGACCCACTGCGTGGTCTCTGAGCTCATCATGGGCAATAACTACTACTTCCGGGTCTTCAGCCACAACATGGTGGGTGCCAGTGAGAAAGCCGCCACCACGAAGGAGCCAGTCTTCATCCCCAAAATAG GTCTCACATACCAGCCCCCCACCTATAAAGCCCTGGACTTCTCCGAGGCTCCGAGCTTCACTCAGCCCCTGGTGAACCGCTCTGTTATCGCTGGCTACAACGCGGTCCTCTGCTGCTCTGTCCGAGGTAGCCCTAAG CCCAAGATCTCCTGGTTCAAGAATGGGTTGGACCTGGGCGAAGATGCCCGTTTCCGTATGTTCAGCAAGCAGGGAGTACTGACTCTGGAGATCCGAAAACCCTGCCCCTTTGATGGGGGTGCTTACGTCTGCCGGGCCACCAATGCCCAGGGGGAAGCCCAGTGCGAGTGTCGTCTGGAGGTTCGAG TGCCTCAGTAA